Within the Desulfonatronum thioautotrophicum genome, the region GCTGAAAGGCAGCTTTCCAACCATGACAGCGGCATCGGTATTCGGAACCTTGAAGTTCAGGTACAGTTGCCGGGCGGTTACGGACGAGTTGGCGTTGTTGATTTCGCCGCCGCCAAGACCCCATTTGATGTTACCGGCCTGCAACTGAATGACGCCCCTCAGGTTCTCGCTGGCAACGAACTCGAAGGCAACCCGAGCCCGGTGCATCCCCAAAAATGTATCCTTTTCAGAATCCTCCCACTTACCGGTGGATTCGTTGAATGCCCGCTCAAAATTCTCCACATAGTTGATATGAAAGCGCCATTGGCCAGAAACCTTGAGTTCCACGGCAGCGGCAATGCTTGCATGCCCAAGCATCAATGCGGCCAGAAAAATTACAGCTAATACCCTCTTCATGGTTTTCCTCCTTTTGCGCAAGTTGAACAATTGAGCTTTGATGCTGAATTCAACCTTTCCTTGGATTGGAACGGAAGGTCTTTACGGGGTTACTCGGTCCATCGATGTGTACCGTGGAATTTCCAACTTTCATGCCATGGGACCTTATACCTGGACCACATTTTCAACAAATTGATATATTAATATTTTAATTTACTTGAAGTGCGCAATAAGGCCAGTCGGCCCATGGATCTTTCGCGAAATATCACGAATGTGTTGCATGTCGCAAAAAAGAGGCGGGCGCAAAAAGTTCTTTTGCGCCCGGCATTGGGTGGATAACGGAATACGAGGGACGGAAAATCGATCTGATGGAACAAAGAAGCGCTGAGCCAGGGCCAAACGAGGTCTATGCCCGAATTCCATCTCCGGGTTCCGCTGAACTGGGGGATGGGGCCACGTTACATTATCTTGCTCACTTCCTGGCGTTTTTCCTCTTTTTGCCTGCCTGCAACTGATCGTCTTCATCCAGAAGAGCCACCGCGGCAGCGGCAGCGGCTTCAATGAGCATCAACTGATCTGGGCTGAGTGTATGGCGTGCCTTTTGATCGGAGGTTTGCGCGGCTGGAGTCGGTACTGTTGTGCTTGGGGAACTGCCATCCTGGGCAACCGCACCGCCCTGATCGTCCGTGCTTGAGGGCAGATCCTGCTTTGGTTCCTGGACTGCCGGTTCCGGAGGTGAAGGATTGGCGAGACCAAGCTTGGACAGGTCTCCCAGGTCGATTTTCACAGCCCTGCAGGCAAACTCGATGCCTTTTTCGGCCAGGGCCTTCCGGAGGCGTTCCAAGGATTCCCGCTTGATCCGGAACTGGGTGCCGGGCTTGGCCGTAAACTTAATCCCGAACTGCATGATCGAGTCCTGGATGCTTCTGCATCCCTGGGATTTCAGCGGCTGAAGCATGTTGGGCCCCATTTCCGGGTCAGCCATGATGGACTTGTTCACCTCTTTGACCACCTTCTTGACCAGAGCGGGGTCAGTGCCCAGGGGCAATGGAATTCTGTATTTCACGGTCATGGGGCCGCGGGTGAAGTTGGTCACCGACTTTATGCCCCCATAGGGGACCACGTTGAGCGAGCCGAGAAAATGGCGAAGGTGAATTGTGCGCAGCGACATCTTTTCAACGTATCCTTCCCTGTCGTCCATCCTCACATAGTCGCCCACGCGAAAGGTGTCGTCCATCAGAAAGAAAACCCCGGCCACGATGTCCTTGACCAGGGACTGGGAGCCCAACCCGATGGCCAGGCCGAAAATGCTCGCCCCGGCCAGCATCGGCCCGATGTTCAGTCCGAGGGAGGACAGCACGATCAGGAAGGTGACCACGAGCAAAAAAACGCCCACGGTTTTCTTGAACAACGGGAGCAAGGTTTTTGTGCGGGCAAGTGACCCGCCGGGGTCTTTTCCTTCAGGGACTGTCTGAAGTCTCCGCTCGATAGAACTCTTGATGAATTCCCAGATCAGATGCACCACGAGCAGGGTAAAGAAAATCTCCAGTGCCGCACGGGTCACGGCTTCGCCCAGGGGGAGGCTTATGCCCCGAAATTTCAGGAGAAAGGTGACAAGCACAAAGGCGATAACCAGACGGACGGCCCGGCGCGCAACAGGGAGTTTCTGCTTGATCGCGGCAAGGGGGATGATGCTGTCGTCGCCTTTTTGGTCACCACTTTGAGCACCTGCTGCTTCATCAACCCCTGGCTCTGTTTTCAAGGCGTCTGCAGGAGCCGGCGCATCGTTTTTTTTCTCATCAGAGATTCTTCGAAACAGGAGTTGGACCAGTTCATCCAGAAGAAAGTACAGAGGAACGATGATCAGGCTGCCGACATAGGTGAACCCGGGACTTGGCTGGCCGGTGACCCAAAGGCGAAGAACCCAGTATGCGGTGACCAGGAAGAAATAGAGAATTGCCCCCAGATGCCAAAGGTTGGCGAACATCAGGCGCAACGTGGTCGGATTGTCCGGGTCGGGTGCATTCTCCCGAATCGTTTGGGCTACGGTATTCTTGAAATACAAGATCGCCGCGATGATCAGGATGCCGAGGACGCTCTCCTTGATGGTGGCCAGCAGGAGAATCACCCCATCGTCACCATGGGCCTTTGCGACCATCTCGTACAGGATGCGGGTGGTCAGGCCGGCAATGACCGTGGCCCTGATCCAGTTGTAGACCTGGGATGTCGTTGCGTCGCCAAGCCGCATCAACCGCAAGTTTTGGTGGTGCGGCGCCAGAAAAAAACCCGCGACCAGAAAGACGATCCGCGCGGCAATGATCGCTTCCAAAATGAGGCTCAGAAACAACCTGGGTGGGCTGTCCGACGCATGCAGCAGGACCAGGATCAAAATGGAGCCCACAGCGAAAGCCAGCACGTTCAGACTGCGCAAAATGGTGTGCAGGATGTTCAGGGCGACTTTGTTCAGAAATCCTCTACTTTCGGATTCAGGTACGTTGCTGATTGCCGGCCTGACCCTGCGCCGGAAGATCCATTCCGCCAGCAAACCGGCGCCGATCATCAGCAGCAGGCTGCCCATAAGGCCCAGAAAGCCCAGAAAACCTCGACCATCCGTGGCCAGGGCCAGCGCGCGGAACAGCTCTCCACCTGTTTTGGGCACTGCCGCGGCGATTGTCCGCAGGTTCTCGCCCATCAGATAAACCTTTTCCCGGACTCGCTCGGAAAACGTCGGAACGATGAGCTCCGTCTCGTCCCTGGCCTGGGCTTCCTGATGCAACCTGGCCAGCAGCTGTTCACGGACCTGGACGTCGCTCAGCCTGGCCACTTCGGCATCAATCTGTTCCGGCGGAAGATCACCCAGGAGTCCTTGCTCTGAAGGCGTCGGGGTCTCTTGCGGTAACCCAAGGGCATCGGTCGACAGAACGTTGATAATGCCTAAAAGCAGAAACAATGCGAGGACGATTCGAAACGGTAATTTTCTCATGGTTTCCTCGTAATTACTCAAAAAGCCGGGCAAACTCTGACATTGTCTCTGTCCCTGGATTCCCGCCTGTACGCCACAGGCAGGCCTGCGCGGGAATGGCTGAAAATGGCATGTGCTCCCAAGCTCGTCATGCCCGAGAAGGCGGGTATCCAGGTCGCTTTTTCTCGGATGAGGTGAGTAGATACGCCGAATTCAGCCTTTCCTTGAGATTGGAACGAAGGCTTTACGGATTACACTGTCCTTCGCTGTGTGCCATGGAATATCCAACTTTCATGCCATGGAACATCATTCCTTGATCACACTTTTTATAAACTCAAAATGTTAATAATTTCAGTATTTTGAAGTGTAGCAAAGGGGCCGTCGGCCTGTAGATCATCTGCGAAATATCGTGAAAGTGTTGCTTATCGCAAAAAAAATAAATCCGTGTAAAAAGCCCTTTTGCACCCAGCAGAAGGTGGAGGACAGATAATCGGATGGTTCCATAATGAGCCCCAGCCCATAATGCAGGAGTTCAAACTTTTTGCAGTTTCCTCAAAAAGTTGGAATACGGACCTCTGCGGCACGATCAGCTGTATCCAGCTTCGGCTACAGTCCAGGCCGATGGAAGAAAAGGAAATTTAAGGATGGGTGGACGATTCGCTGAAAAAACTTGCGTGTCAAAACAGACATGCCCTCCACAAACTTGTCTTGAATGCTGACGATCGCGCGTTTCTAGTACAACGGCAGCAGCAGTGGGACAAGAATCACGGAAACGAGCATTACGATGAAACTGAAGGGTACTCCGATTTTTACGAAATCAATAAATTTATAGTTGCCAGGGACCACGACCAGCGTGATCACGGGTGATGAAATCGGCGTCATGAATGCAGTCGATGCCGCCAGCGCGACGATCATGGCGAAAGGATAGGGCGAGGCGCCCAGGTCATTGGCGATGGCGAGGGTGATGGGTGCCATGAGGACTGCCGGTGGCGACATTCTTTATTTATGACAAATTAGCGAACCATTTCTTGCGAAAGATGGCGGGAATTCAGGCACCTGCTTCCAGTTCGTCAAGCACAGGGCGAATTACAGGCAGGACGGCGGCCACGATGGCATCCACGCCGGCCTCGTTGGGGTGCAGCCCATCGGGCAGAGTCAAGTGCATGTTGCCAACAATTCCCGGAAGAAAATCAGGAACCAGAGGCACGCTCTGCTCCTGGGCGATTTCCTGATAAAGGCCATGAAACCGGGCATCATATTCCTCATCCCCGCCTGTCAGGGATCGAACTCCGGCCAGAAGCACCCGCGCGCCGGCTTTTCGGCTTGTATTGATGATCTGTTCCAGATTCGCCTTGATCTCGCCCACCGCAACCCCTTGATACCAGTCGTTGGTTCCGAATTCGACCAGCACCACGTGGGGTTGGTGAGCCAGGAGCGGACCGAGGCGGCGCAGGCCGTCACGAGCTGTATCCCCGGACACGCCGCCGTCAATCACCCGGACATCCCGACCCTCTTGCCGCAGCGCCTGTTCCAACCTGGATGCAAAGGATGCATTCGGGGCAAGACCGTACCCTGTAGTCAAACTATCACCCAAAGCCAAAATTCTCATCATGACTCCTCAACGCAACCATCTCTCGCCCTTGTTTCCGAAAGCGCGCGGAATCCCAAGGACATCCGCCTGGGTTACTGTTTTTGTTCCAACTCTGCCTGGCGCAA harbors:
- a CDS encoding mechanosensitive ion channel family protein; protein product: MRKLPFRIVLALFLLLGIINVLSTDALGLPQETPTPSEQGLLGDLPPEQIDAEVARLSDVQVREQLLARLHQEAQARDETELIVPTFSERVREKVYLMGENLRTIAAAVPKTGGELFRALALATDGRGFLGFLGLMGSLLLMIGAGLLAEWIFRRRVRPAISNVPESESRGFLNKVALNILHTILRSLNVLAFAVGSILILVLLHASDSPPRLFLSLILEAIIAARIVFLVAGFFLAPHHQNLRLMRLGDATTSQVYNWIRATVIAGLTTRILYEMVAKAHGDDGVILLLATIKESVLGILIIAAILYFKNTVAQTIRENAPDPDNPTTLRLMFANLWHLGAILYFFLVTAYWVLRLWVTGQPSPGFTYVGSLIIVPLYFLLDELVQLLFRRISDEKKNDAPAPADALKTEPGVDEAAGAQSGDQKGDDSIIPLAAIKQKLPVARRAVRLVIAFVLVTFLLKFRGISLPLGEAVTRAALEIFFTLLVVHLIWEFIKSSIERRLQTVPEGKDPGGSLARTKTLLPLFKKTVGVFLLVVTFLIVLSSLGLNIGPMLAGASIFGLAIGLGSQSLVKDIVAGVFFLMDDTFRVGDYVRMDDREGYVEKMSLRTIHLRHFLGSLNVVPYGGIKSVTNFTRGPMTVKYRIPLPLGTDPALVKKVVKEVNKSIMADPEMGPNMLQPLKSQGCRSIQDSIMQFGIKFTAKPGTQFRIKRESLERLRKALAEKGIEFACRAVKIDLGDLSKLGLANPSPPEPAVQEPKQDLPSSTDDQGGAVAQDGSSPSTTVPTPAAQTSDQKARHTLSPDQLMLIEAAAAAAVALLDEDDQLQAGKKRKNARK
- a CDS encoding anion permease; translated protein: MAPITLAIANDLGASPYPFAMIVALAASTAFMTPISSPVITLVVVPGNYKFIDFVKIGVPFSFIVMLVSVILVPLLLPLY
- a CDS encoding arylesterase yields the protein MMRILALGDSLTTGYGLAPNASFASRLEQALRQEGRDVRVIDGGVSGDTARDGLRRLGPLLAHQPHVVLVEFGTNDWYQGVAVGEIKANLEQIINTSRKAGARVLLAGVRSLTGGDEEYDARFHGLYQEIAQEQSVPLVPDFLPGIVGNMHLTLPDGLHPNEAGVDAIVAAVLPVIRPVLDELEAGA